From the Panulirus ornatus isolate Po-2019 chromosome 42, ASM3632096v1, whole genome shotgun sequence genome, the window TGAGTTCATTATCCCCATTATTATCTTCATGAGTTACCTCATGTGTTCATGTACGGTTATCCCACACATTCCCGGGGAATATGTACTGTGTCATGGTCGCCGTCATGTTCGCGATCTTTGGCGTCATGTTTCGCGATCTTTGGCGTCCTGTTTCGCGATCTTTGGCGTCATGTCCCCGATCTTTGGCGTCTTGTTTGCGATCTTTGGCGTCATGTTTCGCGATCTTTGGCGTCATGTTTCGTGATCCTCGGCGTCCTGTTTCGCGATCTTTGGCGTCATGTTCGCGATCTTTGGCGTCATGTCCCCGATCTTTGGCGTCACGTTCGCGATCTTTGGCGTCATGTTTCGCGATCTTTGGCGTCCTGTTCGCGATCTTTGGCGTCCTGTTCCCGATCTTTGGCGTCCTGTTCCAGATCTTTGGCGTCATGTTCGCGATCTTTGGCGTCATGTTTCGCGATCTTTGGCGTCATGTTTCGCGAATTGCTGCAGACGCCGTGTCATTCCTTTCTGCTGCCATGGACGCGTTAGTTTAACCTGAGGGtagggagacgaggaggaggaaagagggagggggggttttttCCCTCGTGTTTCCTCCTTTCGCAAGGCTCCTAttctgggatctctctctctctctctctctctctctctctccctctctctctctctctctctctctctctctctctctctctctctctctctctctctctctctctctctctctctctctctctcctggtggccTCTGGGATCGAAGTTCCTCTTGAGGGCCCATGGGGTCTTCgtaaggtgagggtggggtggatgtttGATTAAAGGGGGGAGAAAGATGTTGTCCTTCTTGCTGTAGGGGGAGAAGGAGCAGTGAGAGCAAGGGGGGCTGCGGGGGCAAGTTCAAGGATAAAATAGGGATGTAAATAGGGTGGGTAAGCCGACGTGTCGCACACAAGGAAGAaatgatgaaggaaaaaagagaaaattatttgAGCTGGTGCTATTTCGCAACACTGATacattttgtttattttcctggACACTTATTATTGGCcttcttcctcttattgtgtTTGCACACTTGTCTTTCTTCCTCTCGTACTGagttgaagatgaagaagaggtatgtatctatctaaattcgtagtatatttatatatatatatatatatatatatatatatatatatatatatatatatatatatatatatatatatatatatatatatatatatatattcagggtcAAGTGCGACAAGATAAAGAAGGAGGTAAttcgaggaggaagaagaggaaagtggTTCCAGAATTCAAAACgagcattcttttttctttcatttttccttccacGAAACTTTTCATGCAGTGTAATGTTGACAGTGGGCCCCCGTAGAATGGAAATAGAGTCAACCTCAACTTAATTAGAAAAATAACTCAGTTAATGacgtttattttttttactaATTGCTTATCGACCCTTTAATAGCTCAAGACGAGGAGGATTTAAATGGAGAAATATAAAACGTCGTGTTAAAGGCTTTTTAAGATAAACTATTATATGATACGTTATACTTCtatatgtgttgtgtgatgtgattAGAATTGGATTCCTTCATTACATTGCAGCCCAGGGTGAAGTTTGAGGTGTTTAATACGATGAAGTTTTAACTTAGACGCTGGATAAGGACTGAATTCCCTTCCTTGAAggcatttgttttttttctttctttcttttcatttttcctttattgTTTCCTTCGTTAAATGATACAAACTGACCCCGCCTTCATTCTATATGACCAGGACTGAAGGTTGAATGAAGTGTACTGGAACATAGAGATTGTGAACCATATACGGTATGATTGGAATGGATTACTATTTTCTACGGTAGCAATTCAGATATTAAGAGGATAAATTTGTGAAGTCAGGAAGTAACTGAAAAAGTGTCGTCATTTATCTGACACCCATAAGTCTTGAGTGAGGAGATAAGATCAATACAGTATGATAATACAGCATACAATATAGATCACAAGACGTAGCAATGCTGAATAAATCACAACCCACTTTTTCTTCGCTGAAGAACTCAGTGTTATTATATTGGTAACTCATTTATAGCCACGTCATAGATATTAGTTCACTGCTGAAGAACTCAATGTTATTATATTGGTAACTCATTTATAGCCACGTCATAGATGTTAATTCACTGCTGATAGTGTTCACTGCAGGCTCTGTTCACTGCTGTTATCGTCCGCTGAGGTCTTTGGTAAGTGGGGACACTGTTCACTGTAAGGAATGTTCACTGCAGGCCTTGTTTGCCACAGGCAGTGTTCACTGCTGGCACTCTTCACTACAGGCACTGTTCACTGCCAGCACTGTTCACCCCAGGTATTGTTCATTAAAGCCATTTGTTCAGTACATCCCATAGTTCAACAGAGGTAAATGTAGACAGCATAAGTTAAAGTTGAACATTTTCATGGCATGGAGTCCACcaaagagtgtagaactccctcacagtaccaaaaaaatgatcaaaaataAGCAATTTGAAATAGGTAATTAGAAATAGGTAGTTACAGGTACTTATCTAAGGCCTTTTGACCCAGCAGGTGTTTGTGGAACCTTTTCATGGGGCGTCGAGAGAGGCAGTTCTCttggggggtgatggtgatcatgctTGCTGTTGGTGCTTGCATCATGTTCTTGTAAGTATTAGGtggaggggaagcagtgatggctcactcttttcttccttctcctcctcctcctcctcctcctcctactcttcttctttacttcttcctcttctcttcctcctactcttcttctcttcttcttcctcctcttcttcttttcttcttcctcctcgtcctcctcctcgtcttctcttcttcttctgcttcctcctcctcctcctcttcttctgttcttcttctttctcctccttctccccttcttctgttcttcttcttctttctcctctttctcctcctcctcttcttctttttcctcttcttcttcttctgcttcttcgtcttcttcttcctcttcttcttcttcttcttcttcttcttcttcttcttcttcttcttcttcttcttcttctactactactactactactactactactactactactactactactactacttccttaCTTCATTGATTTCTTTCTCAATGGACATGATATGTAGATTCACTTTTCAACACTTCACAACAAGAGGTGTTTGATTCAAGACTCTATCAAAAATCCTACCAAGTATTCACTGTTCATTTTTCGCAACATTGATAAAAGATATTATACAGTGTTTGTATAATGATAAGGTATCCTTTATCTCCTCCACTCTACCTCAGATACGTAACACCTTTCTCGAAATATCCATAACTTTGTTATCAAGACAGATATCAAACAACTCGGtaaataatagagagagagagagagagagagagagagagagagagagagagagagagagagaagggtcacTTTGGCGAGGTTCTGTCTTGTCAATGTACTTACCACTCCGAAAGAgtccacattcccctgctactgagaaggagcgcagcctttagtaagaggtcctgggtaacaccaggactatcTTGTGATAATTGGTCAATTGGGTGatagtgaatgaatgaataatcCAAGagaattatgatgattatgataacacgtttctttctttctttctttctgttcccCAGTGAATCCAGTCTTCAACTTCATTCATCACCAGGTATGTTGTCATCTCCTACACCCGATACTGTCAAGCTTACATATGCTCAATTCAGCTAAAGCTTTACTGTCAAGCTTACATATGCTCAATTCAGCTAAAGCTTTACTCTATCTATGACGCGACAATCTTAGCTTCAAGTGCTAAATTTAAGAAGGAAGGAAATGCCACAGGCCCATGTTGGTTTACGAAACCCTTCCTTCACTATAACCTTACATAGTCATGTACTGTCATGAAACACTGAACTTCACTATGAGGCAACTTCACTATGAGAGAATCAAACTTCAGAAGTTGAACTGTTTACGTCCAGTTGGGTGAAGTTAAGTTGGAGGTCAGCTAAATATCCATGAACTCTAAGCTTCCTTTTAGAGATTTGGAGATTTGGTTACATGAGTAACAACACAGTAGCTGAAAATGTGGATGAAAACAAGTGGTAAGAGAAGGTGTTGCTGCCATGGAGGAATGCCTACGACATGTACTGTATAGCttgtgcaaagagagaggtaCAGCATGGTGGAATGAGGATGTAAGAAGTTGATTCAAGGAAAGACAACTTGCATGGAGTGGAGTGAGGAATATGAGGTATAATGAGGAGCGGAAGGCATTATGAGGAGTAGAAAGCATAATGAGGAGTGAAAGACATAATGAAAAGTGGAAGGCGTAATgagtagtggaagacatgatgaaaAGTGGAAGACATAATGAGGAGTGGAAGACATAATGAGTAGTGGAAGACATAATAAGGAGTGGAAGACATAATGGGAAGTGGAAGGCATAATGAGTAGTGGAAGACctaatgagaagtggaagacataATGAGGAGTGGAAGGCATAATGAGGAGTGGAAGACATAATGAGAAGTGGAAGGCATAATGAGGAGTGGAAGGCATAATGAGGAGTGGAAAACAAAACATGTAAGATTTAAAGCCTTGTATAGGGGTGTTAAAAGATGATACTCATAACAATAAATGAAAAATCATGTGTCTTCGCACTGCTTCATGGGTCGCACTCACTCACACTACTTCAtaatccccccccctcacattgcCTCATGGCCTCCCTCATACTGCCCCATGGGTACCACTTGCACTGCCCTACGGATCCCACTCACACTACCCCATTAACTCCCACACACTGCCTCATAAACTCCATCACACTACCCCATTAACTCCCTTACACTGCCTCATAAACTCCATCACACTACCCCATTAAGTCCCTTACACTGCCCAATAAACTCAGTCACACTATCCCAttaactccctcacactgcctcttAAACTTCCTCACACTGCCCCAttaactccctcacactgcccaaTAAACTCCATCACACTATCCCAttaactccctcacactgcctcttAAACTTCCTCACactgccccatcacctccctcatACTGCCCCTTATACTTCCTCACATTGCCCACATcaactccctcacactgcctcatTAACAACCTCTCGTCTGCCAGCAGAGAAACGCGACATCCACAATAGAGAACTTGAGCTGCTAATGGACACACTGCACAGTAGAGTGGACAGATTCCCAGGTAAGTACCACAAAGACTGCCTGgaaagtaccgtcgtgctcaagggtcgtaccgtcgtgctcgagggtcgtaccgtcgtgctcaagggtcgtaccgtcgtactaaaggtcgtaccgtcgtgctcaagggtcgtaccgtcgtgctcaagggttgtaccgtcgtgttcaagggttgtaccgtcgtgctcaagggtcgtaccgtcgtgttcaagggtcgtaccgtcgtgttcaagggtcgtaccgtcgtgctcaagggtcgtaccgtcgtgctcaagggtcgtaccgtcgtgctcaagggtcgtaccgtcgtgctaaagggttgtaccgtcgtgttcaagggttgtaccgtcgtgctcaagggtcgtcccgtcttgctcaatggttgttccgtcgtgctcaagggtcgtaccgtcgtgctcaagggtcgtaccgtcgtgctcaagggttgtatcgtcgtgctcaagggtcgtaccgtcgtgctcaagggtcgtaccgtcgagctcaagggtcgtaccgtcgtgctcaagggttgtaccgtcgtcttcaagggttgtaccgccgtgctcaagggtcgtcccgtcgtgctcaagggttgtaccgtcgtgttcaagggttgtaccgtcgtgttcaagggtcgtaccggcgtgctcaagggtcgtcccgtcgtgctcaaggatcgtatcgtcgtgctcaagggtcgtaccgtcgtgctcaggggtcgtcccgtcgtgctcaagggtcgcaccgtcgtgctcaaggatcgtcccgtcgttctcaagggtcgtaccgtcgttctcaagggtcgtaccgtcgtgctcaaggatcgtaccgtcgttctcaagggtcgtaccgtcgtgctcaagtgttgtaccgtcgttctcaaggatcgtaccgtcgtgctcaaggatcgtatcgtcgtgctcaaggttcgtaccgtcgtgctcaaggatcgtcccgtcgtgctcaagggtcgtcccgtcgtgctcaagggtcgtaccgtcgtgctcaagggtcgtaccgtcgtgctcaagggtcgtaccgtcgtgttcgagagctTAAGTACCCAGTTTCACTAGTCGTACAACCAACCACCATATAGTACACACACCGGTGCTAGAAGACAAAAAAATCCAATCCTTATCCTTATTTCCTCTATTTATCACTTTATTTTCCCATCAATTTTATCAAGATTGCTTCGCTCGTTTATTCATACTATCTCGTTGATGCTAtcgaaaaactctctctctctctctctctctctctctctctctctctctctctctctctctctctctctctctctctctctccatgtagccTTCCAACCTttaagtgtgtctgtctgtctgtctttgtatgtgtgtgtgtgtgtgtgtgtgtgtgtgtgtgtgtgtgtctttgtaataATGACTGAAATATATTTGCCCACTTTTGTAGGAGACACGTTGGAAGTTGACGAGACCAAGCCGTCTTGGAGGCCTTGGAGAGGCGACCCCCAGGGGAGTGTCTGCCTCAACTACAAAAACAGGTCagccaaggtcaaaggtcatagcgACTTAAAGAGCAATTTTGTGGTTAACTATAGATGGTTAGGTCATCATCAATGGTAGGGTCAGGTTGCCTGGTGACCTGGGTCcctgcaggtcaggtcaggtcgtaaGGTGGGTAGGTCGTGTGTGTGCACcacgccaggtcaggtcaggtcgtaaGGTGGGTAGGTCGTGTGTGTGCACCacgccaggtcaggtcacacaccttcatcatgacCTTTTGCGTGTGAAATCCCATTGTTAAGCCTGAAGTGTCAGAGGGCCTGGTGACATTGTAGTCTTATCAGTTAACAGTCTAGTAAGAAGACTGTGTGCTTGTGAAGATAGTAAAGACGTGGTATACATTTCTTGATCTtatgagatagtgaagatagtaaagaCGTGGTATACATTTCTTGATCTTAtgggatagtgaagatagtaaagaCGTGGTATACATTTCTTGATCTTAtgggatagtgaagatagtaaagaCGTGGTATACATTTCTTAATCTTAtgggatagtgaagatagtaaagaCGTGGTATACATTTCTTGATCTTAtgggatagtgaagatagtaaaaaCGTGGTATACATTTCTTGATCTtatgagatagtgaagatagtgaagaCGTGGTATACATTTCTTGATCTtatgagatagtgaagatagtgaagaCGTGGTATACATTTCTTGATCTtatgagatagtgaagatagtaaagaCGTGGTTTATATCTCTTGATCTTATCAGATAGTGAAGATAACAAAGTTCTTGATATCCCAAGGTTTAGGAGAACGAGAACTTGATGAGGTAGAACGAGTTCATTCCTGATCTAGAACTTAGGTGTGGATTTTgatctcatgcctctctctctctctctctctctctctctctctctctctctctctctctctctctctctctctctatatatatatatatatatatatatatatatatatatatatatatatatatatatatatatgtttgtgttcttaacgctaccccgctaacgcgggaaatggcaaaattgaaaaaaagaaaaaaaaaaaaaaaaaaaaatatatatatatatatatatatatatatatatatatatatatatatatatatatatatatatatatatatatatatatccatcctctttctctctctctatctctatatctctctatctctatctatctatctatctatctatctatctatctatctatctatctcctctcccTGGTTGCAGGTTCGGGCGAGGCCTGACGCCCGTGTTGCTGGTATCGATCCCGTGTTCTGGCAGTACGTGGCTCCGATACCTCCTCGAGGGCGCCACCGGGTTCTTCACGGGCTCCCTGTACAACGACACTCTGCTGTATGACGCAGGTCAGTGTGGGGGCGCCGCCCTCCGGGCCCCTGGCCCTggctgctagtgtgtgtgtgtgtgggggggggggagtatccCTCTCTTGGCTGATGGTGCTCCCgcgcgaagagagagagaaagagagagagagagagagagagagagagagagagagagagagagagagagagagagagagagagaaagaaagaagagagagagagagagagagagagagagagagagagagagagagagagagagagagagagagagaatcttaaatGGGAAGGAGAGTACTTGAATGGGAGGAAAGCTCTTAAATGGGAAGAAAGTACTTAGATAGGAGGAAAGTACTTAAATAGGAAGGAGAGTACTTAAATGGGAGGAAAGTATTTACATAGGAGGAAAGTACTTAAATAGGAGAGAAAGTACTTAAATAGGAGGAAAATATTTGAATGGGAGGAAAGTACATAGATAGGTAGGAGGAAAGTACATAGATAGGTAGGAGGAAAGTATTTAAATGGGAGGAAAGTATTTAAGTAGAAGAGAAAGTACTTAAATAGGAGGAAAATACTTAAATGAGAGGAAAGTACATAAATAGGAGCTGCATGATCCATGCTCCCGTATGATCTGCGTGATCCATGCACCTCCTTATCACTTCTACGACCTCCTTATCACTTCTACGACCTCCTTATCACTTCTACGACCTACTTATCACTTCTACGACCTACTTATCACTTCTACGACCTCCTTATCACTTCTACGACCTACTTATCACTTCTACGACCTCCTTACCACTTCTACGACCTCCTTATCACTTCTACGACCTCTTTATCACTTCTACGACCTCCTTATCACTTCTACGACCTCCTTACCACTTGTACGACCTCCTTATCACTTCTACGACCTCTATATCACTTCTACGACCTCCTTATCACTTCTACGACCTCCTTATCACTTCTACGACCTCCTTATCATTTCTCACTGTGTGTGAGGATCTTGACCCTTAGTTCATATCTCTCTGTGAGGCGCCCCCGCCTCCCTACACCTTCCTACGCCGCAGGGTTCCTGGGAGAGAAGGACGGCATGCACGGTGGGAGGACCTTGGTACAGCGGACCCACGGCACCTCCTTCTACCTGACCGACATGCATGACCTCCAGGATCGCTACGAGCACGTCGACCCAGACCtgcccaccatcctcctcctgcgTGACCCGGCCAGGTCAGTCGTCCCTCCTGCTTGACCCACCCATCCAGGTCAGCCTTCCCTCCTAGGTGACCCAGCCAACCAGGTCAGTCTTCCTTCCAAGGTGACCCAGCTAACCAGGTCAGCCTTCCCTCCTAGGTGACCCAGCCAACCAGGTCATTCCTACCTCCAATGCGACCTGGATAACTACAAACCCTCAAACCCCCTTCAAAATCTTTTGTGTCATAATGATTCATcaaacatcaccacatcatcacaccacaccaccctaagTAGATCAGTGTGAACGTAGTCTTCATATCTTTGAACGATTATAAAAGAGACTCAGGCTAAcgtaggagagggtgtgtgtgtgtgtgtgtgtgtgtgtgtgtgtgtgttcgcttatCAGTCTCTTGTGTTATCTACAGAGCCATCATATCCTACTGGAAGATGTTCAACCTGGAGGGGAGCAACAAACACGTGGAGGAGATACCAGAGTCGAGGTTTGAAGGAGAAGGTGagtagcgccacacacacacccacacccactcccacatacacccacacccacacacaccctcacccacacacacccacacacccacacacacacacccagcgtcGCCTCACCCTATGTTAATGCCATATGAGAAAACCTAATCCCTGATAGACTTCAAGTATTGGTAATGGACGAATGCGAGTGCTCACGTCACATCTTCACAGACTTCCGCTCGTTCGTTGCCGAGATGACGCTCCTGTGGGAGGAGCTGGCGACGGACCGGCTCCTCTGGTGCAGGGGGCCGCTCCACGTCATCCACTACGGAGACCTCGTCCAAGACCCCATGCGCGAACTCCGTCAGGTTCTGCGCTTCCTCAGGTAACCGAACCCTGCTCTGTCTCTCACTCCCTTCACCGCCCCAGAAGGTAAGAGAC encodes:
- the LOC139762051 gene encoding sialate:O-sulfotransferase 1-like; this translates as MGRRERQFSWGVMVIMLAVGACIMFFESSLQLHSSPEKRDIHNRELELLMDTLHSRVDRFPGDTLEVDETKPSWRPWRGDPQGSVCLNYKNRFGRGLTPVLLVSIPCSGSTWLRYLLEGATGFFTGSLYNDTLLYDAGFLGEKDGMHGGRTLVQRTHGTSFYLTDMHDLQDRYEHVDPDLPTILLLRDPARAIISYWKMFNLEGSNKHVEEIPESRFEGEDFRSFVAEMTLLWEELATDRLLWCRGPLHVIHYGDLVQDPMRELRQVLRFLRVPEDEGRLACVASHMRGSFKRNSSTHFDPFIMDEKLRFTNAVGRVNRLLRLLDYPLLSQDAGFSS